A genomic segment from uncultured Desulfuromonas sp. encodes:
- a CDS encoding nucleoside recognition protein has translation MRPLVLLMIIAALLMCGANTFATMPSQPTATAGSVTAPSTQVEKSHRVAPEGQTGKTLAAESKKRPTSSAYSRWKRHLLYWPRKGMMLAELLAYIIIGVLIGQALEVSGCVRWLSVLTLPLTGLGRLSREAGPAFLMAFQSGAVANSMLASHRDTGQISNRELYTSIYVVSALSLFAHLPTFVVPIGLAFGWEATAALFGVRVVAIVAQIVVTLLVSRLIVLRLGIGEQHEVRAVEESEARQPRRRKQGTFWATVWKRSRFTLTRLIIYLIPTFVVMAGLEYYGAFAWLAQEMPQLFTFDFLPVQSLVVIPAQALSLYNGAIAAANFIDSGAITTHQAVIIILFGSMVTAPLRTLRHALPTYVAILGPRPGLVMAVSAQVLRMMFLLVCTLGLMSFWS, from the coding sequence GTGAGACCGCTTGTCCTGCTCATGATCATCGCCGCACTGCTGATGTGCGGGGCCAACACGTTTGCCACCATGCCGTCGCAGCCCACCGCGACGGCCGGCTCGGTGACTGCACCATCGACCCAGGTCGAAAAGAGTCACCGCGTGGCCCCGGAAGGTCAGACCGGCAAAACCCTGGCCGCCGAAAGCAAGAAGCGCCCGACATCGTCGGCCTACAGCCGCTGGAAACGTCACCTGCTCTACTGGCCGCGAAAAGGAATGATGCTGGCTGAGCTGCTGGCCTACATCATCATCGGCGTGCTCATCGGTCAGGCGCTGGAGGTGTCGGGCTGCGTGCGCTGGCTGTCGGTGCTGACCCTGCCGCTCACCGGTCTCGGTCGCCTGTCGCGCGAAGCCGGACCGGCGTTTCTCATGGCGTTTCAGTCCGGGGCCGTGGCCAACAGCATGCTGGCATCGCACCGCGACACCGGCCAGATCAGCAACCGCGAACTGTACACATCCATCTACGTGGTATCGGCGCTGTCGCTGTTCGCCCATCTGCCCACCTTTGTCGTGCCCATCGGTCTGGCGTTCGGCTGGGAAGCCACCGCCGCCCTGTTCGGCGTGCGCGTGGTGGCCATTGTCGCCCAGATCGTCGTGACCCTGCTGGTCAGCCGTCTGATCGTGCTGCGTCTGGGCATCGGCGAGCAACACGAGGTGCGTGCCGTGGAGGAGTCTGAGGCACGCCAGCCGCGCCGCCGCAAACAAGGGACATTCTGGGCGACGGTGTGGAAGCGCTCGCGCTTCACCCTGACCCGGTTGATCATCTACCTGATCCCGACCTTTGTGGTGATGGCCGGGCTGGAATATTACGGCGCGTTCGCCTGGCTGGCGCAGGAAATGCCGCAACTGTTCACCTTTGATTTTCTGCCGGTGCAGTCGCTGGTGGTGATTCCGGCCCAGGCGCTGAGTCTCTACAACGGCGCCATTGCCGCGGCCAACTTTATCGACTCGGGTGCCATCACCACCCATCAGGCGGTGATCATCATCCTGTTCGGCTCCATGGTGACGGCGCCGCTACGCACGCTGCGCCATGCTCTGCCGACCTATGTGGCGATTCTCGGGCCGCGGCCCGGTTTGGTAATGGCGGTGAGTGCGCAGGTGTTGCGGATGATGTTTTTGTTGGTGTGTACGTTGGGGTTGATGAGTTTTTGGAGTTAG
- a CDS encoding sirohydrochlorin cobaltochelatase: MSTTFANTTPSSTQRPAIVLVAFGTSVDEARKVFDFIDTQARQRYPDYNIQWAFTSQMIINKLKQRGIITHTVAEVVADLRARGVKKIAFQSLHVVPGQEHNSVLKADTSGLQVAFGDALMTSDADIEATIAALAPEINADQDTVVVAHGNDHHPEFNVQLEKFAAAIEARYPKLTVASVEGTPGTDGLETVKAHQPEQVHFVPLMIVAGDHIMNDVLGDEEDSWKNIIQAPVTSCSRSLGWNPAILAIYFEHLDRVLAELSGEKH, translated from the coding sequence ATGTCCACCACATTCGCCAACACAACCCCCAGCTCCACCCAACGCCCAGCCATCGTCCTGGTCGCCTTCGGCACCTCCGTCGACGAAGCCCGAAAAGTGTTCGACTTCATCGACACCCAAGCCCGCCAGCGCTACCCCGACTACAACATCCAGTGGGCGTTCACCTCGCAGATGATCATCAACAAACTCAAACAACGCGGCATCATCACCCACACTGTCGCCGAAGTGGTCGCCGACCTGCGCGCACGCGGTGTGAAGAAGATCGCCTTCCAGAGCCTGCACGTGGTGCCCGGCCAAGAGCACAACTCCGTCCTCAAAGCCGACACCAGCGGCCTGCAAGTCGCGTTCGGCGATGCGCTGATGACCAGCGATGCCGACATTGAAGCAACCATCGCCGCCCTGGCTCCGGAGATCAACGCCGACCAAGACACCGTCGTGGTCGCCCACGGCAACGATCACCATCCCGAGTTCAACGTGCAACTGGAAAAATTCGCCGCCGCCATTGAAGCACGCTACCCCAAGCTGACCGTGGCCAGTGTCGAAGGAACACCGGGCACGGACGGTCTGGAAACCGTCAAAGCCCACCAGCCTGAGCAGGTTCACTTTGTGCCGCTGATGATCGTCGCCGGCGATCACATCATGAACGACGTGCTCGGCGACGAAGAGGACAGCTGGAAAAACATCATCCAGGCTCCAGTCACCAGTTGCAGCCGCTCTCTGGGCTGGAATCCGGCTATCTTGGCGATCTACTTTGAGCACCTCGACCGCGTCCTGGCCGAATTGAGCGGAGAAAAACATTAA